In a single window of the Candidatus Lernaella stagnicola genome:
- a CDS encoding long-chain fatty acid--CoA ligase, which yields MFSYADLPETNMAAIALNRAKQHRSRVKLISMYRGGRHTGRWQEHTWEDLQPEQFKLNAAWRKLGLKPGDRVAILAGNRPRWVNTFVSLVAGSCVVVPIYPTLTAEAVAYILKDSGARYLVAESADQAEKALSHIESLPRLERVFVMESDGDEADERVASYKTLLALGESSVSVPDLIEHVRGIDPDDPVAIIYTSGTTGRPKGVMLSHNNFLSQRPVLKHFNLNENDVFLNHLPFCHSFGLTADLLASTDVGAVLAIADGIGNEQIRHGLTTIRPTVLMSVPRLFEKLFVEVQRVAGMRPAFAQKMFRNALAVGKQVFDLRNEGKALPPMLALRNRLASRIAERIRRQAGLDRVRIAFAGGGPTSRLLCYFFQGIGIDIYQGYGLTETSPIVTVNIPGKNKLGTVGPPIDGAEVEIAEDGEIMLRGPMLMRGYYNDPESTAEAIDEKRWFHTGDIGHLDADGYLTITDRKKELLVTSGGKNIAPLAIETQFNTEQYLERVVMIGDDRKFLTALVCPNFERVRDWAAGKDLAFESNAELAAHPDVRALMQESVDRVNASLARYEQIKKFAVMDHEFSEATGELTPTMKVKRRIVDKLYKSIIDGMYPRD from the coding sequence ATGTTTTCCTACGCCGACCTTCCGGAAACGAACATGGCCGCCATCGCGCTGAATCGCGCCAAGCAGCACCGAAGCCGCGTCAAGTTGATTTCGATGTACCGCGGGGGGCGGCACACCGGACGCTGGCAAGAGCATACGTGGGAAGACTTGCAGCCCGAGCAATTTAAGCTCAACGCCGCGTGGCGGAAGCTGGGGCTCAAGCCGGGTGATCGCGTGGCCATTCTGGCCGGCAACCGGCCGCGTTGGGTGAACACTTTTGTAAGCCTGGTGGCCGGGAGTTGTGTCGTCGTGCCGATCTATCCCACGCTGACGGCCGAAGCTGTCGCGTACATCTTGAAAGATTCCGGCGCGCGTTATCTTGTTGCCGAATCGGCCGACCAAGCTGAAAAGGCGTTGAGCCACATCGAAAGCCTGCCGCGGCTGGAGCGCGTTTTCGTCATGGAGTCCGATGGCGACGAAGCCGACGAACGCGTGGCGAGCTATAAGACGCTCTTGGCGCTGGGCGAAAGCAGCGTGAGCGTCCCGGACCTCATCGAGCACGTCCGGGGCATCGATCCCGACGACCCGGTGGCGATCATTTACACATCGGGCACAACGGGCCGCCCCAAGGGCGTGATGCTCAGTCACAACAACTTCCTCAGCCAGCGCCCGGTGTTGAAACATTTCAACCTGAATGAAAATGACGTGTTCCTGAACCACCTGCCCTTCTGTCATTCCTTCGGGCTGACGGCGGACCTCCTGGCGAGCACCGACGTGGGGGCCGTGTTGGCCATCGCGGACGGCATCGGCAACGAGCAAATCCGGCACGGCCTGACGACGATTCGCCCGACGGTCTTGATGAGCGTGCCGCGCCTTTTCGAGAAGCTGTTTGTCGAGGTGCAACGGGTTGCCGGTATGCGGCCCGCCTTCGCCCAAAAGATGTTCCGTAACGCATTAGCGGTGGGTAAGCAGGTTTTCGATCTACGCAATGAGGGCAAAGCGCTACCGCCGATGCTGGCGTTGCGAAACCGGCTGGCCTCACGCATCGCCGAACGCATCCGCCGCCAGGCCGGGCTGGATCGCGTACGCATCGCTTTCGCCGGGGGCGGGCCAACGAGCCGGCTGCTTTGTTACTTTTTCCAGGGCATCGGCATCGACATTTACCAGGGCTACGGCTTGACGGAAACCAGCCCCATCGTGACCGTCAACATCCCGGGAAAAAACAAGCTGGGCACGGTCGGCCCACCGATTGACGGCGCCGAAGTGGAGATCGCCGAGGACGGCGAAATCATGCTACGCGGGCCGATGCTCATGCGCGGTTACTACAACGATCCGGAGAGCACGGCGGAAGCGATCGACGAAAAGCGTTGGTTTCACACCGGCGACATCGGCCATTTGGACGCGGATGGCTACCTGACGATTACCGACCGCAAGAAGGAACTGCTGGTCACTTCCGGCGGCAAGAACATCGCACCACTGGCCATCGAAACCCAATTCAACACCGAGCAATACCTCGAGCGCGTCGTGATGATCGGCGACGATCGCAAATTCCTCACGGCGCTGGTCTGCCCCAATTTCGAGCGTGTGCGCGATTGGGCCGCTGGGAAAGACCTGGCCTTCGAATCCAACGCCGAACTCGCGGCACACCCCGATGTGCGGGCACTCATGCAGGAAAGCGTCGATCGCGTAAACGCGAGCTTGGCGCGGTACGAGCAGATCAAGAAATTCGCGGTGATGGATCACGAGTTTTCCGAGGCGACCGGCGAACTGACGCCCACGATGAAAGTCAAACGCCGAATCGTCGACAAGCTTTACAAAAGCATCATCGACGGCATGTACCCGCGCGACTAA
- a CDS encoding class I SAM-dependent methyltransferase has translation MTERPAKQASILDGTIADDGISHEQFRWAQQRRRRDIQRDARRIAALIARFGGEGALLDIGFGVGIGLACLARGYPGEVTGVDVDPQMVAFAEQEAASLDNLKTFAADIQQPLPFSEGSFGVVHSLYTWHHLARPDDAAREVHRVLRPGGLFVLGDIDPTNTMTRVFRFGYGILRRLRLGWPIGEAAYRSILAAPRFERPLTMLREAGFVVEYAERRRIRRTVVARKAAS, from the coding sequence ATGACGGAACGACCCGCAAAACAAGCCTCCATTCTCGATGGCACGATCGCCGACGACGGCATCAGCCACGAGCAATTCCGCTGGGCCCAGCAGCGGCGGCGCCGCGATATTCAACGTGACGCCCGCCGTATTGCGGCGCTCATCGCGAGATTCGGTGGGGAAGGCGCGCTGCTTGATATCGGTTTCGGGGTCGGCATTGGATTGGCGTGTCTGGCCCGCGGCTACCCAGGAGAAGTCACGGGCGTCGACGTCGATCCGCAAATGGTAGCCTTCGCCGAGCAAGAGGCAGCGAGCCTCGACAACCTGAAAACCTTCGCGGCCGATATCCAGCAGCCTTTGCCTTTCTCCGAGGGCTCCTTCGGCGTGGTGCACTCGCTGTACACGTGGCATCACCTCGCCCGGCCCGACGACGCCGCGCGCGAAGTGCATCGTGTTTTGCGACCCGGCGGGCTCTTCGTGCTGGGCGATATCGACCCGACCAACACGATGACCCGCGTGTTCCGCTTCGGCTATGGCATCCTGCGCCGCCTGCGTTTGGGTTGGCCGATCGGCGAAGCCGCGTACCGTTCCATCCTTGCCGCGCCGCGTTTTGAACGGCCGCTGACGATGCTGCGCGAAGCGGGCTTCGTTGTGGAATATGCCGAGCGCCGACGCATTCGCCGTACGGTCGTCGCGCGAAAGGCGGCGTCGTGA
- a CDS encoding radical SAM protein, which produces MRILFVEHVQVTLAIEALSAYLKREGHEVRAFFDPALFADSLAPIPALARVFDYQRPLLDCVADYQPQLICFSVVTDYFQWALNRARAIKAYFDIPIVFGGIHPTSVPREVLAYPEVDYVVVGEGEGALGELARALEDGGSVTSIRNLGFRNGDVQINPLRPLITDLDSLPWPDKDVLAHVWPKLYRRRYHTIASRGCPNRCKYCCHSFLAPMYKGLGPYYRARSVEDFIAELVEAKERYRPRSVLIHDNALIVNRKWFREFAEQYRRHVDIPYFCWISPDSIDEETVALLKESHCTNAWVGITQAPGVKSDPGDRGRFDGAVVTALDLLRAANIFVVADNIFGMPGQDGDDVRKLIRLYMDHPPDLTIAFFLRYYPKIPLIETALREGAVTAQQVREIETRGSSHTFILPDAMTDDKFRRLSNLLLFAGSLPRRVTSWLLAEKRRLRFVPKFPLWLVQMVFADFFAWIRFRKKRIPLISTHYETIWNYGIFALRRVFYRSRSKRRWPAIVEPAVRPHEVRET; this is translated from the coding sequence TTGCGTATTTTATTTGTCGAACACGTGCAGGTGACACTCGCGATCGAGGCGCTCTCGGCCTACCTGAAACGCGAGGGCCACGAAGTGCGCGCCTTCTTTGATCCGGCGCTTTTCGCCGATAGCCTCGCGCCCATTCCGGCGCTGGCGCGCGTTTTCGACTACCAACGTCCGCTGCTTGATTGCGTCGCCGATTATCAGCCGCAGTTGATTTGCTTCTCCGTCGTGACCGACTACTTCCAATGGGCGCTGAATCGCGCGAGAGCCATCAAGGCGTATTTCGACATACCGATTGTCTTCGGAGGCATACACCCGACGTCGGTGCCGCGCGAAGTACTGGCCTATCCGGAGGTGGACTACGTCGTCGTCGGCGAAGGGGAGGGAGCGCTTGGCGAACTGGCCCGCGCGCTGGAGGACGGCGGTTCGGTCACGTCGATTCGCAACCTGGGTTTTCGCAACGGCGACGTTCAGATTAACCCGTTGCGGCCTTTGATCACCGATCTGGATTCCCTGCCGTGGCCGGACAAGGACGTTTTGGCGCACGTTTGGCCGAAGTTGTATCGGCGGCGGTACCACACCATCGCCTCCCGCGGTTGTCCGAACCGCTGCAAGTACTGCTGCCATTCCTTCCTGGCGCCGATGTACAAAGGGCTGGGCCCCTATTACCGGGCGCGCAGTGTCGAGGATTTCATCGCCGAGTTGGTGGAGGCGAAAGAGCGCTACCGGCCGCGTTCCGTGTTGATTCACGACAACGCCTTGATCGTCAACCGCAAGTGGTTTCGGGAGTTCGCCGAACAATATCGGCGGCATGTCGACATCCCCTACTTCTGCTGGATATCGCCCGATTCCATCGACGAAGAAACCGTCGCCCTGCTCAAGGAAAGCCACTGTACCAACGCCTGGGTCGGCATCACCCAAGCGCCCGGCGTGAAAAGCGACCCCGGGGATCGCGGGCGTTTTGACGGCGCGGTGGTCACGGCGCTCGATCTGCTGCGGGCGGCGAACATCTTCGTCGTCGCCGACAACATTTTTGGCATGCCGGGTCAGGACGGCGACGACGTCCGAAAATTGATTCGTTTGTACATGGACCACCCGCCCGACCTGACCATCGCCTTCTTCCTGCGCTACTACCCGAAAATTCCTCTCATCGAAACGGCGCTGCGGGAGGGGGCGGTCACAGCGCAGCAGGTTCGGGAAATCGAGACGCGAGGATCGAGTCATACATTCATCCTGCCCGACGCCATGACCGACGACAAATTTCGGCGCCTGAGCAATCTGCTGCTGTTCGCTGGAAGCCTGCCACGTCGCGTTACCTCGTGGCTCCTGGCCGAAAAGCGGCGGTTACGGTTCGTGCCAAAATTCCCGCTGTGGTTGGTGCAGATGGTGTTCGCGGATTTTTTCGCCTGGATTCGCTTTCGCAAGAAACGCATTCCGCTGATTTCCACTCACTACGAAACGATCTGGAACTACGGCATCTTTGCGTTGCGTCGGGTTTTCTATCGATCGCGCTCAAAACGCCGGTGGCCGGCGATCGTCGAGCCGGCCGTGCGTCCGCATGAGGTTCGGGAAACTTAG
- a CDS encoding class I SAM-dependent methyltransferase — protein MWDYRAALRRWERAYFRSRWSRLFAELMSRKATHLYDRAADELGSLPPGSRLADIGCGHGTFLLRYLQRYPEAKGFGLDQSAELIRFADQQCTAAGVDCEFMVGDVHDAPLPAAAFDAMVSTSSIYCWHDPTRALDNLYGALKPGGRFLLWEMLPVRSFADAWTSLFDHKVYGLSLPAYTETEMREFVRRSRFQEAKVEIDRLIIRFEFSRPLADNER, from the coding sequence ATGTGGGATTACCGTGCCGCGTTGCGCCGGTGGGAGCGCGCTTACTTTCGCTCGCGCTGGAGTCGTCTGTTCGCCGAACTGATGAGTCGCAAGGCAACCCATCTTTACGATCGCGCGGCCGACGAATTGGGATCCCTGCCGCCGGGTAGCCGGTTGGCGGATATCGGCTGCGGCCACGGGACCTTCTTGCTTCGCTACCTGCAACGCTACCCGGAGGCAAAGGGTTTCGGTCTCGACCAAAGCGCGGAGCTGATTCGCTTCGCCGACCAGCAATGCACGGCGGCCGGGGTCGATTGTGAATTCATGGTCGGTGACGTGCATGACGCGCCCCTGCCCGCCGCCGCCTTCGACGCGATGGTATCGACAAGTTCCATCTACTGCTGGCACGACCCCACGCGGGCCCTCGACAATCTATACGGCGCCCTGAAACCCGGCGGTCGTTTTCTGCTTTGGGAAATGTTGCCGGTGCGCAGTTTCGCCGACGCCTGGACCAGTCTGTTCGATCACAAAGTGTACGGGCTGAGTTTGCCTGCCTATACCGAGACTGAGATGCGCGAATTCGTACGTCGCAGCCGCTTCCAAGAAGCGAAGGTCGAGATCGACCGGTTGATTATCCGCTTTGAGTTTTCGCGCCCGCTAGCCGACAATGAGCGGTAA
- a CDS encoding radical SAM protein has translation MNVLLVNPTSLRDQRAGPYSKLMFPVAPLGLAYLAAVARDAGHNVRVEDQYASGCSASEIGALAAEHRADVVGFSCLSPNVLAVRENVAAVRERLPETHIVLGNMHAAYFAAEMLRDLPIDSVVVGEGENAFRMLLQKLAANEELAGTPGLAVRVGDEVVTRPTGDGVNPVEVPRPAWDLFHLPYYHCPPRFMMREVMLPVQAARGCPYNCAYCSQNMFHPTVRKRPLVEVVEEIAWLGEAFGVHGFGFTDSLFPFTEAEGLEFCHLLDARGLVGRVNWFTETRYDRMTPRLLREIKRCGCRFVMYGFETASRRLLEMMGKQVDPEQAFQTMRWTKEAGLGSYGLFMIGFPTETVAEAKETIRFARRLDCDVVSFARVTPYPGSRLYEDHKNSFPPDVQPWQWNNQYRPAVGETIWAMPGLSHEQITGLVRDAMVSYYLRPRIILRHLRRGTFSAPELATAAWSLLREMGGKVLGGFRRGKVSAAPRPE, from the coding sequence ATGAACGTACTGCTCGTTAATCCGACATCCCTTCGCGACCAGCGTGCCGGGCCTTACAGCAAGCTGATGTTTCCGGTCGCGCCGTTGGGCCTGGCCTACTTGGCGGCCGTGGCGCGCGACGCCGGGCACAACGTGCGGGTCGAGGATCAATACGCGTCGGGATGCAGCGCCTCGGAGATCGGTGCGCTGGCGGCGGAGCACCGGGCCGACGTCGTAGGATTCAGTTGTCTTTCGCCGAACGTTCTGGCGGTGCGGGAAAACGTGGCTGCCGTACGGGAGCGCCTGCCCGAAACACACATCGTGCTTGGCAACATGCACGCCGCCTATTTTGCCGCCGAGATGTTGCGCGACCTGCCGATCGACAGCGTTGTTGTCGGTGAAGGGGAAAACGCGTTTCGGATGCTGCTGCAAAAGTTGGCGGCAAACGAAGAACTCGCGGGGACGCCGGGGCTCGCGGTTCGAGTCGGCGACGAAGTTGTCACCCGCCCGACGGGCGACGGCGTGAACCCGGTGGAGGTTCCGCGACCGGCCTGGGACCTTTTCCATCTGCCCTATTATCACTGCCCACCCCGCTTCATGATGCGCGAGGTCATGCTGCCGGTGCAGGCGGCGCGCGGCTGCCCGTACAACTGCGCGTATTGCTCGCAGAACATGTTCCATCCGACTGTGCGCAAACGGCCGTTGGTGGAGGTTGTCGAGGAAATCGCCTGGCTGGGCGAAGCGTTCGGCGTGCATGGCTTTGGTTTCACGGACTCATTGTTCCCGTTTACCGAAGCCGAGGGGCTGGAGTTCTGCCACCTGCTGGACGCACGCGGCTTGGTGGGCCGGGTAAATTGGTTTACCGAGACGCGCTACGACCGCATGACGCCGCGCCTGCTACGGGAAATAAAACGATGCGGCTGCCGATTCGTCATGTACGGCTTCGAAACCGCCAGTCGTCGGCTGCTCGAGATGATGGGGAAGCAAGTCGATCCGGAGCAAGCGTTCCAGACGATGCGCTGGACCAAAGAGGCGGGCTTGGGCTCCTACGGTCTGTTCATGATCGGGTTTCCCACGGAGACCGTCGCGGAGGCCAAGGAAACGATTCGTTTTGCCCGGCGGCTGGATTGCGACGTGGTCAGCTTCGCGCGGGTTACGCCCTACCCCGGCTCACGGTTGTACGAGGACCACAAGAATTCGTTTCCGCCCGACGTTCAACCCTGGCAGTGGAACAACCAGTACCGGCCGGCTGTCGGCGAGACGATTTGGGCGATGCCGGGGCTGTCGCACGAGCAAATCACGGGCCTGGTGCGCGACGCCATGGTTTCCTACTACCTGCGCCCCCGCATTATCCTGCGCCACTTGCGTCGCGGTACGTTTTCGGCGCCGGAGTTGGCGACCGCGGCTTGGTCTCTCCTGCGGGAAATGGGCGGTAAAGTGCTCGGCGGTTTTCGGCGCGGGAAGGTCAGCGCCGCACCGCGGCCCGAATAA
- a CDS encoding TetR/AcrR family transcriptional regulator has protein sequence MDEAIRLFGSNGFEGTSLQAIAESVGIRKQSLLYHFNSKKTLREAVNDDLMQHWSRELPRLLSDTASGHDRFADMITALVDFFLDDENRARHVVREMLDRPEGAPELVRQHLRPWLDLITNYIRLGQRSDVIKSDVDPESYVFQVMMMVIGTVAMGRTADDFFPQKKRTNLAPRIAELVRVARESLFVDPSSPSLSAKRRSDG, from the coding sequence TTGGACGAGGCGATCCGCCTTTTCGGCAGCAACGGCTTCGAGGGCACATCGTTACAGGCGATTGCCGAATCGGTCGGCATCCGCAAGCAATCCTTGCTCTACCATTTCAACAGCAAGAAAACGTTGCGCGAGGCGGTCAACGACGACCTGATGCAGCATTGGAGCCGCGAGTTGCCGCGCCTGCTTTCCGACACGGCCAGCGGTCACGACCGCTTTGCCGACATGATCACCGCGCTGGTAGATTTTTTCCTCGACGACGAGAACCGCGCCCGTCACGTCGTGCGGGAGATGCTTGATCGCCCTGAAGGCGCGCCGGAATTGGTGCGGCAACACTTGCGGCCGTGGCTCGACTTGATCACGAATTACATCCGACTCGGCCAGCGAAGCGATGTCATCAAATCGGATGTCGACCCGGAATCCTACGTCTTTCAAGTAATGATGATGGTCATCGGCACTGTGGCCATGGGCCGCACCGCCGACGATTTCTTCCCGCAAAAAAAGAGAACCAACTTGGCGCCTCGCATTGCCGAACTAGTTCGCGTTGCCCGCGAATCGCTCTTCGTCGATCCGAGTTCGCCGTCGCTTTCGGCGAAAAGGAGAAGTGATGGCTAA
- a CDS encoding radical SAM protein → MALVNPPGSKRYLRDCYCGSIDKAGYYWQPFDLVVQSGWLSQVAEVSLLDAIIEGLDPPAALAHLHHRRPEVIVALTSLLSWSEDVEFLRRAKQETGAALFVSGDWPRFQASRTLAENPFIDGVLLDLTTPDLATFVREGRLPPGTSVTHRDGEDIIDGRLPGPEPFAYPLPSHDMFFRRPYRFALPLPEPVASTVGMHGCPYRCDFCNTGMIHFAPRDEDNLAEELAWLHAQHVPSLQLREATFNWSDAHVERFCELLLQKEWRFQWFCFARPDKLSPAQIKLMARAGCRYVGFGIETGDRQLLGDHKDRYEPAVAAEAIRACRRHGIQTVGHFILGLPGETEGTLEKTRRLALSLPLDFASFNLFAPRPGAGLLGESIDPFSPGSQSYAAELDYAALESAQARMMRSFYFRVGYILRRLAALRDWQSLRQTVRQGWRIIRAAVRR, encoded by the coding sequence GTGGCCCTGGTAAATCCGCCCGGTTCCAAGCGCTATTTGCGTGACTGCTATTGCGGCAGCATCGATAAGGCCGGCTACTATTGGCAACCTTTTGATCTGGTCGTGCAAAGCGGATGGCTTTCTCAGGTAGCCGAAGTTTCTCTGCTCGACGCGATCATCGAAGGCCTCGATCCGCCCGCGGCGCTGGCCCACCTACATCACCGCCGCCCCGAGGTCATTGTCGCTTTAACCAGCCTCTTATCGTGGTCCGAAGACGTCGAATTCCTGCGCCGGGCGAAACAAGAAACCGGGGCCGCGCTCTTCGTCAGCGGTGATTGGCCGCGTTTCCAAGCAAGCCGCACCTTGGCCGAAAATCCGTTTATCGACGGTGTTTTGCTCGACCTCACCACGCCCGATCTCGCGACTTTTGTGCGGGAAGGGCGTCTCCCGCCGGGCACCTCCGTCACCCACCGCGACGGCGAGGACATTATCGACGGCCGATTGCCGGGACCCGAGCCCTTTGCCTATCCGCTTCCCTCGCACGACATGTTCTTTCGGCGACCCTATCGCTTCGCTTTGCCCTTGCCCGAGCCGGTAGCGAGCACCGTGGGCATGCACGGCTGCCCGTATCGCTGCGACTTTTGCAATACGGGGATGATTCATTTCGCACCGCGCGATGAGGACAACCTCGCCGAGGAACTGGCTTGGTTGCACGCTCAGCACGTGCCCAGCCTGCAGTTGCGTGAGGCGACATTCAACTGGAGCGACGCCCACGTCGAACGCTTCTGCGAACTTCTGCTGCAAAAGGAATGGCGATTTCAGTGGTTCTGCTTCGCTCGGCCCGACAAGCTTTCGCCCGCCCAGATCAAGCTGATGGCCCGCGCGGGCTGCCGCTATGTCGGCTTCGGAATCGAGACCGGCGATCGGCAACTACTCGGCGATCACAAAGACCGCTACGAGCCGGCCGTCGCCGCCGAAGCAATTCGCGCCTGCCGCCGCCACGGCATTCAAACCGTGGGTCATTTCATCCTCGGTTTGCCCGGCGAAACCGAAGGCACCCTCGAGAAGACGCGGCGCCTTGCCCTGTCGCTGCCGCTTGATTTCGCCTCATTCAACCTTTTCGCCCCACGACCCGGGGCCGGCCTGCTTGGCGAGAGTATCGATCCCTTCTCACCGGGGTCGCAATCGTACGCCGCCGAACTGGATTACGCGGCTTTGGAGAGCGCGCAGGCCCGCATGATGCGTTCCTTCTACTTCCGCGTTGGGTACATTCTGCGGCGACTGGCGGCGCTGCGTGACTGGCAGTCGCTACGGCAAACCGTGCGGCAGGGATGGAGAATTATTCGGGCCGCGGTGCGGCGCTGA
- a CDS encoding sulfatase, with the protein MCPRSTPTWLSIQGFVLILAAFAAAVPGLREVLANGYIGAGMNGAALSLFLARYWQWFPSLLIAGLLWFAVAYWNRRRKATLRYSMIFAAMVLLVTVALHYASTLLVTAFLSDYTINLQMAVHQFPEAVRETLLRQIELMFGGMRRDPLAIYEFFVTGRWTGMVTFAFFFAGAYGLTLMGARLGERRLWQRLDRQFTPMKWATPGSIWLPVIGLLIAGAMGVLSPSALTAGEASRPNIILVSIDTVRADHVSAYGYERSTTPNIDALAKRGVLFEKAISQSSWTLPAHASMLTGKYPVEHDCTAVEGTVLQARETTVAELLADAGYRTIGITSSHFVSGIYGLDQGFETFAFRQTDAAKLVDAAIAQLRRTDDRPFFLFLHLFDPHDPYTPPEEYAELYLSRGELEEVSGNLNHDMLKNGPHAFSTRQLEILKGRYDAEIRYSDNELGRLLDELRRAGMDRQTAIIVTSDHGESFNEHGIMAHGTSLYTEELHVPLVIKPPQELSEGKRVGGLVEASVTIAPTILEFAGVSHDIAGRPSLQSLWRRDSLDETAHAETALSIFPLYSYQDADWKIITPAQATVDDSLPSQLFDAKHDWADEKNVAAIHLDVVRRYVDDHVFPYIAVSGTDPTARKVNLSPLEIQKLRSLGYLSR; encoded by the coding sequence GTGTGTCCCCGTTCGACGCCCACTTGGTTGTCTATTCAAGGATTTGTCCTCATCCTCGCCGCTTTTGCCGCCGCAGTTCCGGGGTTGCGGGAAGTGCTGGCAAACGGATATATCGGCGCCGGCATGAACGGTGCGGCCCTGTCGTTGTTTCTCGCACGTTATTGGCAATGGTTTCCGTCCTTGTTGATCGCCGGCCTGCTTTGGTTCGCGGTGGCGTATTGGAACCGGAGACGTAAGGCAACGCTGCGATATTCGATGATTTTCGCGGCGATGGTTCTGCTTGTTACCGTCGCGCTTCATTATGCTTCGACGTTGCTGGTCACTGCATTTCTTAGCGACTATACGATAAACCTGCAAATGGCGGTACACCAGTTTCCGGAAGCCGTGCGCGAAACGCTTCTCCGCCAAATCGAGCTGATGTTCGGCGGCATGCGGCGCGATCCTTTGGCGATTTACGAATTCTTTGTCACCGGAAGATGGACCGGAATGGTCACGTTCGCGTTCTTCTTCGCCGGAGCGTACGGATTGACGCTCATGGGCGCTCGGCTCGGGGAGCGGCGCCTATGGCAGCGTCTCGATCGACAGTTCACGCCGATGAAATGGGCTACACCAGGGTCGATCTGGCTGCCCGTCATCGGGTTGTTGATCGCCGGGGCGATGGGCGTGCTGAGTCCCTCCGCGCTCACCGCCGGAGAGGCTAGCCGCCCCAACATCATTCTGGTCAGTATCGACACGGTGCGCGCGGACCACGTCTCGGCCTACGGGTATGAACGGAGCACGACGCCCAACATCGACGCGTTGGCCAAACGCGGTGTCCTGTTCGAGAAGGCGATCAGCCAAAGCAGTTGGACGCTGCCGGCGCACGCGTCGATGCTGACCGGCAAATACCCCGTCGAACACGACTGCACCGCCGTGGAGGGCACTGTCTTGCAGGCGCGCGAAACCACGGTGGCCGAACTGCTTGCCGACGCCGGTTACCGCACGATCGGGATCACGTCGTCGCACTTCGTGAGTGGGATTTACGGCCTCGACCAAGGTTTCGAGACTTTTGCTTTTCGGCAGACTGACGCGGCCAAGCTGGTCGACGCGGCCATTGCGCAACTGCGACGCACCGATGACAGGCCGTTCTTTTTGTTTCTGCATCTCTTCGATCCGCATGACCCTTACACGCCGCCGGAGGAATATGCGGAGCTCTATCTTTCACGCGGGGAGTTGGAAGAAGTCAGCGGCAACCTGAATCACGACATGCTCAAAAACGGGCCGCACGCGTTCAGTACACGACAACTGGAGATCCTCAAGGGCCGCTACGATGCCGAGATACGCTACTCGGACAACGAATTGGGCCGCCTGTTGGACGAACTGCGCCGGGCGGGTATGGATCGGCAAACCGCGATTATCGTCACGTCGGATCACGGCGAATCGTTCAATGAACACGGCATCATGGCTCACGGCACGAGCCTGTACACGGAGGAACTGCACGTCCCGTTAGTCATCAAGCCGCCGCAAGAGCTAAGTGAAGGCAAACGAGTGGGAGGCCTCGTGGAAGCCTCTGTGACCATCGCGCCAACGATTTTGGAATTCGCCGGGGTGTCTCACGACATTGCGGGTCGTCCAAGCTTGCAGTCGTTGTGGCGGCGCGACTCGTTGGACGAAACGGCGCACGCCGAAACCGCTCTCTCGATCTTCCCGCTATACAGTTATCAAGATGCCGATTGGAAAATCATCACGCCGGCGCAGGCCACGGTTGACGATTCCCTCCCGAGTCAATTGTTCGATGCAAAACACGACTGGGCTGACGAAAAGAACGTCGCCGCGATCCATCTTGACGTCGTGCGGCGATACGTGGACGACCACGTTTTTCCTTATATTGCCGTCTCCGGCACCGATCCGACGGCCCGCAAAGTGAATCTCTCCCCGCTGGAAATCCAGAAGCTTCGCTCACTGGGCTACCTGAGTCGCTAA